The Erythrobacter sp. JK5 genome includes a region encoding these proteins:
- a CDS encoding cytochrome c family protein translates to MTQENSSETTPKTETGSGDLFNTAAGWVLFAAGLGLGLSILSGKYFHGDSPERPEQLGYVIEGVIEEGGGEAEMTMAAALAMPDTTVAAGEKIYAKCQACHTINQGGANGVGPNLYGIMGSPIGKHAAGYDYSAAMASFGGQWGWEEMNAWLKNPKGYIEGTKMGFAGLSKIEDRAALALYLNSQGSGLPVPEYVEAVAEGAEEAEAETDEVAAAEADQGELAASEEAAAAQ, encoded by the coding sequence ATGACACAGGAAAACTCTTCGGAAACGACGCCCAAGACTGAAACCGGTTCGGGCGATTTGTTCAACACCGCTGCGGGCTGGGTTTTGTTCGCGGCAGGTCTCGGCCTCGGCCTTTCGATCCTGTCCGGGAAATATTTCCACGGCGACAGTCCGGAACGTCCGGAGCAGCTCGGCTACGTGATCGAAGGCGTGATCGAGGAAGGCGGCGGCGAAGCCGAAATGACCATGGCGGCGGCGCTCGCGATGCCGGATACGACGGTCGCTGCGGGCGAGAAGATCTATGCCAAGTGCCAGGCGTGCCACACGATCAACCAGGGCGGCGCCAACGGCGTTGGTCCGAACCTGTACGGGATCATGGGATCGCCGATCGGCAAGCATGCGGCCGGCTACGATTACAGCGCGGCCATGGCGTCGTTTGGCGGCCAGTGGGGCTGGGAAGAAATGAACGCCTGGCTGAAGAATCCCAAGGGCTACATCGAAGGCACCAAGATGGGTTTTGCCGGTCTTTCGAAGATCGAGGATCGCGCCGCGCTCGCCTTGTACCTCAACTCGCAGGGCTCGGGCCTGCCGGTTCCCGAATATGTGGAAGCCGTGGCCGAAGGCGCCGAGGAAGCGGAAGCCGAGACAGACGAGGTTGCGGCAGCCGAAGCCGATCAGGGCGAACTCGCAGCGTCCGAAGAAGCCGCCGCCGCACAATAG
- the thiD gene encoding bifunctional hydroxymethylpyrimidine kinase/phosphomethylpyrimidine kinase, giving the protein MTTRSPPRILAIAGSDSSGGAGIQADIKTIAMLGGYAMTAITAATAQNSIGVQAIAPLSGEFVGAQIRSCIDDIGVDAIKIGMLHDADIIAHTAEALHGVVAPIVLDPVMIATSGAALIDPAAIDALRQKLFPLATLITPNLPELAHILGRSLADSSQMADAAEELAAMSGAAVLAKGGHTPDARIIDILYEPGDHARAVSFDHARIDTPHTHGTGCTLSAAIATLIGHGQPLQHAVRLARKFVLAAIKAAPGFGAGNGPLGHHAVRSLD; this is encoded by the coding sequence ATGACCACACGATCCCCGCCCCGGATTCTTGCCATCGCCGGATCGGACTCGTCCGGCGGCGCTGGAATCCAGGCCGACATCAAGACCATTGCGATGCTCGGCGGCTATGCGATGACCGCGATCACGGCGGCAACCGCGCAGAACAGCATTGGCGTGCAGGCCATTGCTCCGTTGTCGGGCGAATTCGTCGGCGCGCAGATCAGGTCCTGCATCGACGATATCGGCGTCGATGCGATCAAGATCGGCATGCTGCACGATGCCGATATCATCGCGCACACGGCCGAGGCCCTGCACGGCGTCGTGGCACCGATCGTGCTCGACCCGGTGATGATCGCGACCTCAGGTGCGGCGCTGATCGATCCCGCCGCGATCGATGCCCTGCGGCAGAAGCTGTTCCCGCTCGCGACGCTGATCACCCCCAATCTGCCCGAACTGGCACATATCCTCGGGCGCAGCCTGGCCGATTCCTCGCAGATGGCGGACGCCGCGGAAGAGCTGGCAGCGATGTCGGGCGCCGCTGTCCTCGCCAAGGGAGGCCATACTCCCGACGCGCGGATCATCGATATCCTGTACGAGCCGGGCGACCATGCGCGCGCGGTCTCGTTCGATCACGCGCGGATCGATACGCCGCACACGCATGGGACGGGCTGCACCCTGTCGGCGGCCATCGCGACGCTGATCGGACACGGCCAGCCGCTCCAACACGCGGTGCGGCTGGCGCGGAAATTCGTCCTTGCCGCGATCAAGGCGGCGCCGGGTTTCGGCGCGGGCAACGGCCCGCTCGGTCACCACGCGGTGCGGAGTCTCGACTAG
- a CDS encoding cation:dicarboxylate symporter family transporter — MTEQADTAPTSRFELITIRLPVVATFAALIVGLGLGVAASGAALPDWLRDAIAVVGTLWLRALQMTIIPLVAALLVLGLAQMAQAARAGAAARRFLALLFGVLIAGGCSPPSCCRWC; from the coding sequence TTGACTGAACAGGCCGACACGGCACCGACATCGCGTTTCGAGCTGATCACCATCCGTTTGCCGGTGGTCGCGACCTTCGCCGCGCTGATCGTCGGGCTGGGTCTGGGCGTCGCCGCATCCGGCGCGGCGCTGCCCGATTGGCTTCGCGATGCGATCGCGGTGGTCGGGACACTGTGGTTGCGCGCCTTGCAGATGACGATCATCCCGCTGGTCGCGGCGCTGCTGGTTCTGGGCCTGGCGCAGATGGCGCAGGCGGCGCGTGCGGGTGCGGCGGCGCGACGGTTTCTCGCGCTGCTTTTCGGAGTGCTGATAGCAGGGGGGTGTTCACCGCCATCGTGTTGCCGCTGGTGCTGA
- the glmM gene encoding phosphoglucosamine mutase, translated as MSRKFFGTDGIRGRTNAGVMTAATAMKVGQAAGRHFVRGGHRHRVVIGKDTRLSGYMMESALVAGFTSVGIDVIMTGPLPTPAIALLTREMRADMGVMISASHNLFPDNGIKLFGPDGFKLSDEAEAEIERLMETDIPLAPAERIGRARRIDDARGRYIHAVKDSVASEVRFDGLKVVVDCANGAAYQVAPSAIWELGADVVTIGVTPNGTNINDGVGSTAIEALQARVVEESADIGIALDGDADRLIVVDEKGRAVDGDQIMALIATRMQEKGALTGGGVVATVMSNLGLERYLAGRDLTLERTKVGDRYVLERMKEGGFNVGGEQSGHMILLDHATTGDGTVAALRVLTSLVRAGRPASEILHLFDPVPQLLKNVRYEGGKPLENDTVKAVIADAEGELQGKGRLVIRPSGTEPVIRVMAEGDDSAQVEAVVDRVCDAVRAAA; from the coding sequence ATGTCACGCAAGTTCTTCGGCACCGATGGGATCAGGGGCCGCACCAATGCCGGGGTGATGACTGCGGCCACCGCCATGAAGGTCGGGCAGGCGGCGGGCCGTCACTTCGTCCGCGGCGGGCACCGCCACCGGGTGGTTATCGGCAAGGACACGCGGCTTTCGGGATACATGATGGAAAGCGCGCTGGTCGCCGGGTTCACCAGCGTCGGGATCGACGTGATCATGACCGGGCCGCTGCCCACCCCTGCCATTGCGCTGCTCACCCGCGAAATGCGCGCCGACATGGGCGTGATGATTTCCGCCAGCCACAATCTGTTTCCCGACAACGGCATCAAGCTGTTCGGGCCCGACGGCTTCAAGCTGTCCGACGAAGCCGAAGCGGAGATCGAGCGCTTGATGGAAACCGACATTCCGCTCGCCCCCGCCGAAAGGATCGGTCGCGCGCGGCGGATCGACGATGCGCGCGGGCGCTATATCCACGCGGTCAAGGATTCGGTGGCGTCCGAAGTGCGGTTCGATGGGCTGAAGGTGGTGGTCGATTGCGCCAACGGTGCAGCATACCAGGTCGCACCCTCGGCGATCTGGGAACTGGGCGCGGATGTGGTGACAATCGGCGTCACGCCCAACGGCACCAACATCAACGACGGCGTCGGGTCGACCGCGATCGAGGCACTGCAGGCGCGAGTGGTCGAGGAAAGCGCCGATATCGGGATCGCTCTCGACGGCGATGCCGACCGGTTGATCGTGGTCGACGAAAAGGGCCGCGCGGTCGACGGCGACCAGATCATGGCGCTGATCGCCACGCGCATGCAGGAAAAGGGCGCACTCACCGGCGGCGGCGTGGTCGCGACGGTGATGTCCAATCTCGGCCTCGAACGCTATCTGGCTGGCAGGGATCTGACGCTCGAACGCACCAAGGTCGGCGATCGCTATGTGCTCGAGCGGATGAAGGAAGGCGGCTTCAATGTCGGCGGCGAGCAGTCCGGGCACATGATCCTGCTCGACCACGCGACCACCGGGGACGGCACGGTCGCGGCGCTGCGGGTGCTCACCAGCCTGGTGCGTGCCGGACGCCCTGCGAGCGAGATCCTGCACCTGTTCGATCCGGTTCCGCAATTGCTCAAGAACGTCCGTTACGAAGGCGGCAAACCGCTCGAAAACGACACCGTCAAGGCGGTGATCGCCGATGCCGAAGGCGAACTGCAGGGCAAGGGCCGGCTGGTGATACGCCCGTCGGGCACCGAGCCGGTGATCCGCGTCATGGCCGAGGGCGACGATTCCGCCCAGGTCGAAGCGGTGGTCGACCGGGTATGCGACGCGGTGCGCGCGGCAGCCTAG
- a CDS encoding DUF1272 domain-containing protein yields the protein MLDMRPDCERCGTDLPAEAPGAFICSFECTFCASCAEELDDRCPNCGGELMDRPTRARSLHQKFPPATERKFKG from the coding sequence ATGCTCGACATGCGACCCGATTGCGAACGCTGCGGCACCGATCTGCCCGCCGAAGCGCCGGGCGCGTTCATCTGCAGCTTCGAATGCACTTTCTGCGCGTCCTGCGCCGAGGAGCTCGACGATCGCTGCCCGAATTGCGGCGGAGAACTGATGGACCGGCCGACGCGGGCAAGATCGCTGCACCAGAAGTTTCCGCCCGCTACGGAGCGCAAGTTCAAGGGATGA
- a CDS encoding LOG family protein, with product MTEKQSDHDLTDRKFYRAGEESRFAAEAPERTPQTQHPAYKLAFNDHDFMLRDELRPVRFQLELLKPEMLLDEARVGSTLVMYGSARIPAPEEAQARIDAAKTGDEYEQKVAARLAEKAKYYEEAYKLARLISEKAIIEDGKRQFVVTTGGGPSIMEAGNRGASDAGAESIGLNIVLPHEQAPNGYVTPYLSFQFHYFALRKMHFLLRARAVAVFPGGFGTFDEFFELLTLIQTGKMKPIPILLFGKDFWTRVVDFEAIAEEGTISKQDLDLFHWCETADEAWGHIAEFYELEP from the coding sequence ATGACCGAAAAGCAATCCGATCACGACCTTACCGACCGCAAGTTCTACCGCGCCGGAGAGGAAAGCCGGTTCGCCGCCGAAGCGCCCGAGCGCACGCCGCAGACCCAGCATCCGGCCTACAAGCTGGCGTTCAACGATCACGATTTCATGCTGCGGGACGAGTTGCGCCCCGTCCGTTTCCAGCTCGAGCTGCTGAAACCGGAAATGCTGCTCGACGAGGCGCGGGTCGGTTCGACGCTGGTGATGTACGGCTCTGCGCGCATTCCCGCTCCGGAAGAGGCGCAGGCCCGGATCGATGCAGCCAAGACCGGTGACGAATACGAACAGAAGGTCGCCGCGCGGCTGGCCGAAAAGGCGAAGTACTACGAAGAGGCGTACAAGCTCGCCCGGCTGATCTCGGAAAAGGCCATCATCGAAGACGGCAAGCGGCAGTTCGTCGTCACCACCGGTGGCGGGCCGTCGATCATGGAAGCGGGCAATCGCGGCGCGAGCGATGCCGGGGCCGAGTCCATCGGGCTCAACATCGTCCTGCCGCACGAGCAGGCGCCCAACGGTTACGTCACGCCCTATCTCAGCTTCCAGTTTCACTATTTCGCGCTGCGCAAGATGCATTTCCTGCTGCGCGCGCGGGCAGTCGCGGTGTTTCCCGGCGGGTTCGGGACGTTCGACGAATTCTTCGAATTGCTGACGCTGATTCAGACCGGCAAGATGAAGCCAATCCCGATCCTGCTGTTCGGCAAGGATTTCTGGACCCGCGTGGTCGATTTCGAGGCGATCGCCGAGGAAGGCACGATCTCCAAGCAGGACCTCGACCTGTTCCACTGGTGCGAGACCGCCGACGAGGCGTGGGGCCACATCGCGGAATTCTACGAGCTCGAGCCCTGA
- a CDS encoding RlmE family RNA methyltransferase yields the protein MSRSGRNSDRRVKTAKGRTASQVRWLERQLNDPYVKQAKADGYRSRAAYKLIELDERFGLIRGAKRVVDLGIAPGGWSQVVRARAPRAGVVGIDLLPTEPIEGVTIFEMDFMDDAAPAALEEALGGPPDLVLSDMAANTVGHKQTDHLRTMALVEAGAWFAVETLEKGGAFVAKVLAGGTDAELLALLKRHFASVKHAKPPASRKGSSEWYVVAQGFKGRD from the coding sequence ATGAGCAGGTCCGGGCGCAATTCGGACCGGCGGGTCAAGACCGCCAAAGGGCGCACCGCGTCGCAGGTGCGCTGGCTCGAACGCCAGCTCAACGATCCCTATGTCAAGCAGGCCAAGGCCGATGGCTATCGCAGCCGCGCCGCCTACAAGCTGATCGAGCTCGACGAGCGGTTCGGGCTGATCCGCGGAGCCAAACGCGTGGTCGACCTAGGGATAGCGCCGGGCGGCTGGTCGCAGGTGGTGCGCGCCAGGGCACCCAGGGCCGGCGTGGTCGGGATCGACCTGCTGCCGACCGAGCCGATCGAGGGCGTGACCATCTTCGAGATGGACTTCATGGACGATGCGGCACCCGCCGCGCTCGAGGAAGCGCTGGGCGGACCGCCGGACCTCGTCCTGTCGGACATGGCCGCGAACACCGTTGGGCATAAACAGACCGACCACCTGCGCACCATGGCGCTGGTCGAAGCGGGCGCGTGGTTCGCGGTCGAAACGCTGGAAAAAGGCGGCGCGTTCGTCGCCAAGGTGCTGGCCGGCGGAACCGACGCGGAACTGCTCGCGCTGCTGAAGAGGCACTTTGCCAGCGTCAAGCACGCCAAGCCCCCGGCGAGCCGCAAGGGTTCGTCCGAATGGTATGTCGTGGCGCAGGGGTTCAAGGGGCGCGACTGA
- a CDS encoding Ppx/GppA phosphatase family protein: MADAFPPDENRSAGTKRGSRSGKVADFRYKRSSQPQEAPRPRRDRERRKGSRQNCADTPSANLETTRPNGDARGPKPAPLRTPGHHARPGEAYAALDLGTNNCRLLIARPSGRDFTVIDAFSRVVKLGEDLATTGRLSDHAMDRALGALSICADKLRRRKVRLARSVATEACRRAANGPAFIERVRRETGIVLDIISAEEEARLAVLGCHILLEAGEGPAVIFDIGGGSTELVLLEPSGPESRKVPRILDWQSVPWGVVSLTDTVGRRENTEGARLERYREMRRVVSESFAPFAQRIADAAECDDIRLLGTSGTVTTLASLHLELPHYDRKAVDGLIVPSDSMREISARLSGMSPAQRSELPCIGQDRADLVVAGCAILESILDLWPAERLGVADRGIREGILRSLMAAERQSERALRTLQGLRAENPPQ, from the coding sequence ATGGCGGACGCGTTTCCGCCGGACGAGAACAGGAGCGCTGGTACAAAGAGGGGCAGCAGGTCCGGCAAGGTAGCCGATTTTCGCTACAAGCGCTCCTCCCAGCCACAAGAAGCACCGCGACCCCGCAGGGACCGGGAGCGTCGCAAGGGTTCGCGCCAGAATTGCGCGGATACTCCGTCTGCAAATCTGGAAACCACCCGACCCAACGGCGATGCCCGGGGGCCAAAACCGGCTCCGCTGCGCACGCCCGGCCACCACGCCCGCCCCGGCGAAGCCTATGCTGCGCTCGATCTCGGGACCAACAATTGCCGTCTCCTGATCGCCCGGCCTTCGGGCAGGGATTTCACCGTGATCGACGCGTTCAGCCGCGTGGTGAAGCTGGGCGAGGATCTCGCCACGACTGGCCGCCTGTCCGATCACGCCATGGACCGTGCGCTGGGAGCGCTGTCGATCTGCGCGGACAAGCTGCGCCGTCGCAAGGTCAGGCTCGCCCGGTCGGTGGCGACCGAAGCCTGCCGCCGCGCAGCCAACGGCCCGGCCTTCATCGAGCGGGTCCGGCGCGAGACGGGAATCGTGCTCGACATCATCAGCGCCGAAGAGGAAGCCCGGCTTGCGGTGCTGGGGTGTCACATTCTGCTTGAAGCGGGCGAAGGTCCGGCGGTCATCTTCGATATCGGCGGCGGTTCGACCGAGTTGGTGCTGCTCGAACCGAGCGGCCCCGAATCGCGCAAGGTTCCGCGGATTCTCGATTGGCAGAGCGTGCCGTGGGGGGTGGTGTCGCTCACCGACACGGTCGGGCGCAGGGAAAATACCGAAGGAGCGCGGCTCGAACGATACCGCGAGATGCGCCGGGTGGTCTCGGAAAGCTTCGCTCCGTTCGCGCAACGGATCGCCGATGCGGCCGAGTGCGACGATATCCGTCTGTTGGGTACGAGCGGCACGGTGACGACGCTGGCGAGCCTGCATCTCGAACTGCCGCATTACGATCGCAAGGCGGTCGATGGGCTGATCGTTCCTTCGGATTCGATGCGCGAAATCAGCGCGCGGCTTTCCGGGATGTCGCCCGCCCAGCGCAGCGAACTGCCGTGCATCGGCCAGGATCGCGCCGATCTGGTGGTCGCGGGCTGCGCCATCCTCGAATCGATCCTGGACTTGTGGCCTGCCGAGCGGCTGGGAGTCGCGGATCGCGGGATTCGCGAAGGCATCCTGCGCAGCCTGATGGCGGCCGAACGCCAAAGCGAACGCGCGCTCAGGACCCTGCAGGGCCTGCGCGCGGAAAACCCTCCGCAATGA